The region acgaaccggcgctaaagctgcattttctactagtgaggcagaagggttcgcacccctgtaactcatacgcatataatccagtcgaccgcctccgggctccgagacgtagggctgttacttcctccgagaagggcctgaactcgtaacatccttgcgtatacaactactccataactaggatcttgcctctccatacctaccacctattctactgtcaggcttagaaccacgacagatgaGGCTGGACCCCTGGCACACTTGCATTAAAAAAGGAGAGGACTCCGAAGGTTTCTAGACACTGCTATGTGGGCCAAGTTAGGTGGACGCATTCACTTCGGCAGAGTTGGTAATTGGGCGGCTGACATGCGAGCCCGAGGCGGACACCGAGCGGACCGTCTAGACCGTTTTATGCCTGTGTGAACGTAAATCAGACGCAAATATGGGTCAAAAATGCATACGGATGAACAACGAGCGGACCGATTTTGAGTTTATGTCGGAGTGTTAGGCATGTGTTTTATCTGTTTCAACGCAAACGGACACGCACGGACTATTTGTGTCGCGCGTTGGAGTTTCCCTTGTATAACCTCAAGGTTCTCAACTCAGGAGAAGCCCGACTGGAATCCGGCGTTCTTTCAATTTCATCCCTTCTCCGCCCTTGGATGAAGATCCTGCGGCCCAGGATTACCCCGATGCAAGGAAGCCCTCTCCGACTCTGCTTCGGCCCCGCGTGGTTGATTAGGCTGAGCGTGGGTGTGAAGCACGGCTGTAGGGTGGTGGGGTGGGAGTGGGACTCAGCGTGAGCGGCGTCGCGGCGGAGGTGGGGTTGGGGATGGAGACGAAGCGCGTCGGATTCGCGGAGCCGAGGatcgaaggcgacggcgaggcaggGCTAGGAAGCCCAGTTCGCGGGGCCACGACCGGGGAAGAGGAGgccgtcgtcgtcggcggcggcaaGGCAAACCCACGGCCGCTCCGCCGCAGAGGGGTCAACGTGAAGCGGAAGGCGGCCCTGAGGAGGAAGCACCTGCCTCCCCGCGACGGGGAAAAGCGGCCGCCTCCGGCCCGGAGCTCGGCGCCGGTGGCGGGGGATTACAGGGAGGAGGACGCGATCGCCGTGCACCGTCGGGTCTGGGAGAGGAGATGGGCCGGCAATTTCGGCTCCTTTGACGACGAAAGTGAGAAGAAACCCTCTACTTGCGTCTGATTTTTCTAGTGCCACGCCTTACTTGTTCAGTATAAGCATCTATCGACGCTGGAAATTGAAGCAattttgttgctgttgttgttacaTCGGATTGGATTACACGCCACAGCCACAAATCCTACGCATAGATCACAGACCTTTTGCACTGCATATTGCTAGGATCATATACATTATATAGTTACTGAAACTAGACTGCTGGTGAGATTAAATCTgttttgctgttgctgttgctgttgttagaTTAGATAGATTCAATGCCACAACCACAAATCCAACCCATTGACCACAGACCCTTTTGCACTGCGTAATTGCTAGGATAGCCTAGGAACGTAGTTACTGAAACTGGACCGCGGCTGGTCAAATTAAAGCTGTTTTGTTGTTGCTCTTGTTAGATTAGATTGGATGCCACAGCCACGAACCCAAACCATTGATCAGAGACATTTGCACTGCATAATTGCTGGGACAGAGGTTACTGAAACTGAACTGCTGATCGATTCAGGCAAGCCGTCCGTTTGCTGGTTCGCTGGTTCAGGGAGAACAGACAAACCGGCTGGTTAAATGTTCCATGGTTTGCCTGTTGAGCTAAAAAGTAAAAACTGTATGCCTGTTTTTCTTTTCCATCTGATTGCATACATGGAACAAGGCTGGTAAAGATCCTAGTTCCAGTCTTTTCCTATTTATCTGGCTGTATGGTCCGTTTTCGATAACTGATTGCTTATGTATAGAATGCCAACTCAGCCATAGATAAGAACATGGATGGCATTCATATCTATTttctggtgtatgctgctacttagcGTTGTCTGTTACTGTTTTCCAATAACATGCTAGTACCATCGTCTAAGTGTCGACCTATATCTTTATTTGTGCTGCAAGTATTTATCACCAACTTAATTTGTCTTCTCGCAGCGGGTATCGGTCCCATGTGCTACACATCCGCACCGCCCACCCCGGAATACCTTTTCAGAGAACAGGCCGTGCAGATCTTCTCCATCAGGGTCAGGGCCCCAACAGATGGTCTCAAGTGGCCACTGCATGTCCATGGCTATGTCGCCACCAGAGACTCGATGGATCGCAATCGCAACTATCTCTTTAGGCGCGCAAGGGATAACTGCCAAACCCTCACGCAAAACGTGAGTACCACCTAATTTTCTCTGTTTTACCTGCCTTGTCAACAATCTCTTGCTGCTAGTACTACCCGGCCTCTTAATCTACTGTGCAATTAGATGTTCTACTTCTCATTCAATGTTTACGCTGACCAACCTTTATGTTTATCTAATTTCAACCTTGAACAACTAAGCAATCGAACAAATAAACATCCTTTTGGATCAACCTTTGATTAATATAATATGCTGGTTGCATCTCTGCTTGTTGGAAACAACAAGACATATTTCTACAAGTCTGTCAGTTGATTAATCACAGGGTAATGCTTGTGTTGCAGGATCCATTCTTGCTGTTAACAGGCCCATCCCGCGCGGTAGTGTTCCTCGATCCGATCACGTTCGAAGTCCAGCTAAAAGTGAAGGGAAAAGGGGAGTCCGAAGACGAAATGCTGGCTTTTGCTGTCTTCTACTACGGCGACGGGAATGCTTGTGCACGCAAGCTCTCCATGTCCATCCCCCACAACCGCTGCACGCTCGAGTATGAAATGGCGCTGCGGCCGTGCTCGGTCGAGGCCACCATCAGCGTCAAGATCGTCGACGGGTCATGGCCGGAGAACCACCGAGGACAGGTTGTCGCCCTCACCTCCGGCGTAGACGGGGAGATCGTCTTGCTTCGTTCTGGAGACAGAGAACTGCCCGTCGGTTTGGACGGCGCGATCTAGCTCTCGAGGCGGGTTGTTTCTGTAGATCTAAGAGAGAAACTGGTGGTTTCCGTGGACGCCTCTCTGTCCGGTTTTCTTGCGCGGGGTACAGCTGAGTTCAAGCCGGAGAACTACGGCACGAGCCACGGCATGTGCGACCTCGGTTCCTGCAAGATTCAAGTCGCCGTTGCTTGGTCCCTTTTCGTTATTGTTCTGGGAAGATAGATAGACCGTGTTGGGTAGTGTTTGGAGGTTGCCTGTGTAGCGATTTTCAGTGGTAGCATCCCTGAAGCTGTTGAACTGTTTCTGTATGGTCATGTCATGATGCCTTTTCGTGGCACTCAGCTTGTTATGTGTTTGCTCAGATGTTATGGTACTCAATTTGTAATTTTATACCCTAGGAATGCATGGATGCTAGAAGAAGAAGGTAAATTTCTGCACAAATTAGCACATGTTTATTTCCCTGAACACATTGCTTCCTATATCATCAATTCTAAAGGAAGTATATGACCACATGTTGTTTCCTTTATCATCAGTTTGGGTGTACATGGCCAAATTATTTCCCTGAACGTTGTAATATTTATGCCACTCGGGTC is a window of Triticum dicoccoides isolate Atlit2015 ecotype Zavitan chromosome 2B, WEW_v2.0, whole genome shotgun sequence DNA encoding:
- the LOC119361462 gene encoding uncharacterized protein LOC119361462, whose product is METKRVGFAEPRIEGDGEAGLGSPVRGATTGEEEAVVVGGGKANPRPLRRRGVNVKRKAALRRKHLPPRDGEKRPPPARSSAPVAGDYREEDAIAVHRRVWERRWAGNFGSFDDETGIGPMCYTSAPPTPEYLFREQAVQIFSIRVRAPTDGLKWPLHVHGYVATRDSMDRNRNYLFRRARDNCQTLTQNDPFLLLTGPSRAVVFLDPITFEVQLKVKGKGESEDEMLAFAVFYYGDGNACARKLSMSIPHNRCTLEYEMALRPCSVEATISVKIVDGSWPENHRGQVVALTSGVDGEIVLLRSGDRELPVGLDGAI